GGCATGCTGCTCGGCAAGGATCTCCGTGGGTGCCATGAGCGCCGCCTGGAATCCTCCCTCCACCGCGAGCAGCATCGCGAAGAGCGCCACCACTGTCTTTCCAGAACCGACGTCACCCTGGAGCAGTCGGCTCATGCGGCGGGGCGAACACATGTCGTCCGTGATCTCACGGAGAACCGCAGCCTGGGCTTCTGTGAGGGCAAAGGGCAGCGTGTCGTGCAGGGGGCGAATGAGAATGTTCGTACGGACGTGGGTAATGCCCGGAGATTCCTCCGCAGCCTTCCGCCGCGCCTGTGCCTGAACGATTTGGAGCATGAACAACTCATCGTAGGCGAGTCTGCGCCGCCCCGCCTCAGCATCGCTCAGTCGGGTCGGCCGGTGGAGCGCGGTAAGCGCCTCTTCGAGGCTTAGATAGCCCGAGGCGGCCCGTTCCGCCGGGTCCATATATTCGTCCTCGTCAGCAAACCCCAAGAGCTCATCGAGATTGGCCTCGAAGATGCGGCGGAGAACCCACTGTGGAACCTCTTCGCTGGCAGGGTAACTGGCGAAGATCTTCCCCTCGTCCGAGGGGTCCTCCCCCGCCCGAGCCAGGAGCGTGTATTCACGCGGCTGCAGCTGCTTTCCGTGAAAAAACCGCACGGGGCCACTGACAAGGAGTACGTCCCCTTCCTTGATCTTGCGCTCTAACCACGGCTGACCGGGCCACGCAATCGTGAGCATGCCGGAAGCATCCTCGAGCACGACCTGGAAGATACGGAGCCCTTTTCGCGTGGGAATCACACCTTTGGAGCGCACGCGCCCCACAGCCGTGGCATCGGCGCCCACCTCGAGCTGTCCGATCGGTGTGACCGTCGAAGCGTCGTCGTAGCGCCTCGGCACGTGGTACAAGAGATCTCGGGCCGTCCCGATGCCCATCCGGGCCAGCGCATCCGTACGCTTGGGCCCTACGCCCTTCAAGAACTGGGCAGGCCGATCGAGCTGTGAGTAACTCACGCCCGGGTCATGTGCCGAAAACTCCCTCCACGAAGGCATCCGGATCGAAGCTGTGCAGATCCTCCAACGCTTCTCCGGTCCCCACGAGCTTGACCGGTACTCCGAACTCCTGCTTCAGAGCGACCACGATCCCTCCGCGAGCGGACGAATCCATCTTCGCAAGCACGATCCCACTCACATCCACGCATTTTCTGAACGCCTCGAGCTGCCGCACCGCGTTTTGCCCAACGGTCGCGTCGAGCACCATGAGTGTCTCGTGCGGCGCACCTTCGATCCGACGGCGCACGACGCGGTCGATCTTCTCGAGCTCCTTCATCAACCCCTGATTCGTGTGGAGCCGGCCCGCCGTGTCGATCAAGAGAACGTCCGTTCCGCGAGCTTCGGCCGCTTCCAGGGCATCGTAAACAACTGCCGCGGGGTCGCCACCGTGCTGACCCCTCAGGAAGTCTGCTCCAATGCGCTCAGCCCACATAGCCAATTGTTCGACGGCACCGGCGCGGAAGGTATCCGCTGCAGCAACCATGACCGAGCGGCCGTCTCGCACCAGATGGTTGGCCAGCTTGGCCACCGAGGTCGTCTTGCCGACTCCGTTCACCCCGACCATGAGGTAGACCGTAGGGCCGCTCTCCGCCGCTCTTAGGTGGGCGTCTTCACCGCCGTCCACAATGGCCGCGATCTCTTCGCGAAGCGTGGCGTTCACGCCCGAGGAGCCACGTGCCTTCCCTCGACGGAGGGCTTCTTCCGCGCGGTCGACGAGCCGCAGCGTCGCCGGAACACCAAAATCGGCCGCAATGAGCCGCTCTTCCAAACTCTCAAGGGAGTCGTTGTCGATTCCACCCGCTGCCACCCGCACATCTGTGAGGGCTAAATCCACGACGCGCTTCCAGATGCCCTTCTTGCGCTCGAGCTTCTTCTTAAAGAGCCGGGTCACCTCAGCCCACTCCGTCGCCTAAAGACCCATTCTCCGCACAGGAGCATCAGGATCAGCAGATACGGCCAGGCGAACGTCCGCAACGGACGGCCCACATCACCAGGTGCCGCAGAAGCGGCCATGACTGCAACAGAATCGAAGGTCGCAGGAGGAGGCACCAGTTCCGCCGTAGCAGCCGACACGTCGAAACGCCCCTGGCTGACTACGTCTCCGGCGCTGTCATCCACCCGGTAGGAGTACTCGCCCGGCGGAAACTCACCAAACACGGTCATTCCGCCCGTAAGGACGGTGTCCACACGCGCCTCCGGCACGACCACCCGGTACGCGACGGTATCCCCTGGAACGCTGAAGCGGACCGCGTCTCCTCTGTTGAAGACCCAGGCTGTCGGACGCGGTTCCGGCGGCGCGACGTCGTCATCTTCCAGAAGCCAGCCCGCGACACCAGACCAAAGGCGCCGATAGGCATCATGTCCATCACCCTCACGCATGGCCCACCGCCAAAAGCCCGACGCGAGCATCACAACGCGGCGGCCGTCCACTCGGTCCATCAAATGGAGGGCAGCTTCCGGAGCACCTGTCCCGCGAAACTGCAACTCCAAAGGTGCACTGATACGCGAGCGAACGTCTGGGACTATTACGTCGCTCAGGGGGGGCAGCCCCAAGAGCGAAGCTCCCGCCAACTCACCGGACAGCGGCGACGAGGGTACATCTCCTGACGCGTACCACTCGCCCGACCTTGGTGCAGCAGCACTTACGCCTACGAGTTCAGCTGCGATGGCGTCGTTCGGAATAATCACGGTGCGCCCCGGACGCTGCGCCAGCGAAGTCACCCAAGGGTCCTCCGAGCCTCCGAGCCCGTGCACGACCACCAACTCAGCGTCGCGAACGGCCTGTGCAACTACAGACGAGTCTACGGGCGCGGCGCGCTCCAACGCTCGGCCGAGCGGCAAGAAGCGATCGGGACCCACGCGGAGATAACCAAGCGTAGGAAGACCCGTGACATCCTCCAGCACCGGCAACAAAAACCGTGGCTCCCAGTTGGGCGAGAGCGAGACCAGGACGAGGGCGTCCTCTTCGTATCCAACAGATGCGTATGCGATCGCTTCGTCATCGGATTGGAAGTCGTCCGTGCTGGCGCTCACACGCGCACTGTAGCGAACGCGCCCTCCTTCTCCCGGCACTGTGATCCCAACCGGGACCGTTCGGCGAAGCCCTGGGGCCGGCAAGATCACGCGCTCCGATCCGACCTGCGCTCCGTTGGCGAAGACATCAACCGTCACGCTGTCGTTTCCGTGGCCGTGCACCTCGACGTCGGCCACAACCTCTTCCCCGGGACGCGGCGCATCCGGGACGTCGAAGGAGGATACGCCGACATTGGAGATCGCGTCGCCCATGGCTTCGAACTCTACCTGCAGCGGCAGGGATTCTAGGGCCGCGCGTACGCTCGGCACGTCCTCGATCCTCAGATCG
This sequence is a window from Longimicrobiales bacterium. Protein-coding genes within it:
- the ftsY gene encoding signal recognition particle-docking protein FtsY, which produces MTRLFKKKLERKKGIWKRVVDLALTDVRVAAGGIDNDSLESLEERLIAADFGVPATLRLVDRAEEALRRGKARGSSGVNATLREEIAAIVDGGEDAHLRAAESGPTVYLMVGVNGVGKTTSVAKLANHLVRDGRSVMVAAADTFRAGAVEQLAMWAERIGADFLRGQHGGDPAAVVYDALEAAEARGTDVLLIDTAGRLHTNQGLMKELEKIDRVVRRRIEGAPHETLMVLDATVGQNAVRQLEAFRKCVDVSGIVLAKMDSSARGGIVVALKQEFGVPVKLVGTGEALEDLHSFDPDAFVEGVFGT